The stretch of DNA CGGAACGCGAACAGATCGCCTATCGCTATCTGAAGCACAAGCGCAGTTTGGCGCGCGATGCCATCGCACGCTTAACGGCTGAGGATGCTCCTGATGAGGATACGGCGGAAAAATTTGCCCGACCCGCAACGGTGATAATAACGACGCCCAACTCGGAATATAATGTCAAGTTTGAGACATTGCCCACCGGCCAGTTTCGCCACAAGGATCATCGTTTCGAATGGACGCGCCAGGAATTTCAGGCATGGGCGAATACAGTTGCAGAACGGTTCAATTATTCTGTGCGTTTCCTTCCTGTAGGGTCAGAGGATTCGCTGGTTGGTGCGCCTTCGCAGATGGCGATTTTCTCGCGTGAGATAGTCAATTGATACATGCTAAAAGATAAGCTGGTTGGACAAAGAAATCTTAAATGATCTGCTATTGTGGTTAAGGATGCGTTACCTGTCATGAACATTACGATTCCTGAGCTTTCACTGATGATCCTCATCGGGCCTTCAGGTTCCGGCAAGTCAACTTTTGCCCATAAACACTTTAAAAGCACCGAGATCCTCTCATCGGATTTTTGTAGAGGCCTGGTCTCGGATGACGAAAATGACCAGAGTGCCACAAAGGATGCCTTTGAGGTGCTGCACTTCGTTGCCGCTAAGCGATTGGGTGCCGGAAAATTGACAGTGATTGATGCGACGAACGTTCAGCAGGAGGCCCGTAAACCTTTGCTTGCGCTGGCTCGCGAGTATCATTGTTTGCCTGTAGCAATCGTGTTTAACCTGCCTGAGAAACTGTGCCAGGAGCGTAACCGGTATCGCTCTGACCGCGATTTTGGGCCGCATGTTGTGCGCCAGCAGACGATGCAGTTGCGGCGTTCTCTGCATGGCCTGGAACGTGAGGGTTTCAGCAATGTCTTTGTCCTTTCCTCACCGGAGCAGATTGATAGCGTCAAGATTGTGCGACAACCATTATGGAGCAATTTGAAGCATGAACATGGTCCTTTCGATATTATCGGTGATGTCCATGGGTGCTTCGATGAACTACAGACGCTATTGAAGCAACTTGGTTATGAGATGCGGGAAGACGAGCAAAAATTCTATGTGCATCATCCTGCGAACCGGAAAGCTCTATTCCTGGGCGACCTGGTTGATCGCGGGCCAGATATCCCTGGAGTACTGCGCCTGGTCATGGACATGGTAGAGGCTGGCGATGCGCTTTGTATACCGGGCAATCACGACGTGAAATTGTTACGCAAGCTCAAGGGCAGAGATGTAAAACTCACACATGGCCTTGCCGCCTCTATCGAACAGTTGGAGAAGGAGCCGGCGGAGTTTCGCGAGAGGGTTGCGCGGTTTATCGATGGCCTGGTCAGCCATTACGTGCTTGATAATGGGAAGCTGGTTGTCGCTCACGCCGGTTTGAAGGAATCGATGCAGGGACGCGCTTCCCGCGCAGTACGCGAATTTGCTCTTTATGGTGAAACGACAGGCGAAACCGACGAATTTGGCATGCCCATTCGCTACAATTGGGCGGCTGAATATCGTGGCAAAGCAATGGTTGTCTATGGTCATACACCGGTACCGGAGGCCGAGTGGCTGAATAACACTATCAATATTGACACCGGCTGTGTCTTCGGCGGCAAACTGACGGCGCTGCGCTATCCTGAAAGAGAATTGGTGTCTGTTCCTGCTGCCCGTGTCTATTGGGAGTCGGCAAAACCGTTTCTCTCCGTTGTAGATCAAGCACCTATTCTTACGGCGCAACAACAGAACGATGATGTGCTGGATATGGAGGATGTATCCGGCAAACGCATCATTTCGACGCGCTTGCAGCAGCATATCACCATTCAGGAGGAGAATGCTATTGCTGCCCTGGAGGTCATGAGCCGGTTCGCGGCAAATCCCAGGTGGCTCATCTATCTTCCTCCAACGATGTCTCCTTCCGAGACGAGCAGTGAGCCTGGATTGCTCGAACATCCGGCGGAGGCGTTTGCCTATTATCGTCATGAAGGGGTGCCGAAAGTTGTTTGCGAAGAGAAGCATATGGGTTCGCGCGCGGTGGTGATCGTCTGCCGAGATGAGGAGGCCGCGCGCAAGCATTTCGGTGTAACGGGTGAAGGCATCGGAATTTGCTATACCCGTACCGGTAGGCGTTTCTTCGACGATGCGACACTCGAAGTGGAGATGCTTGCACGAGTTCGTTCTGCTCTGGATGCCGTTGATTTCTGGAAGCGGTTTTCAACCGGATGGGTGTGCATGGACTGCGAACTGATGCCCTGGTCGGTTAAGGCCCAGGCGCTGCTGCTCCAGCAGTATGCCTCCGTCGGCGCTGCCGCTCGTGCCGCGATCGCTGGTGCGGTGGCGAGCCTCGAACTGGCGGCAGAACAGGGCCGCGATGTTGAGGAATTGCTGGCGACCTATCGCAACAAGCAAAAGCTCGTCACACAGTATGTTCATGCCTATCGACAGTATTGCTGGCCCGTACATGCTGTGACCGACCTCAAACTTGCCCCGTTTCACCTGCTGGCGACTCAGGGCAAAGTTTATACGAACAAGGATCACGCCTGGCATATGGAGACGCTTGCCGAGATCTGCCGTGCTGATGAAGCGCTGCTGCTCGCTACGCCATTCAAAATTGTGGATGTCACCGATGCGGCAAGCATTGAAGAGGGCATTGCCTGGTGGCGGGAGCTGACCGGGCGCGGCGGCGAAGGAATGGTGGTCAAGCCGCTGGATTTCATCATAAGAGGAAAACGAGGAATCGTACAGCCCACCCTCAAATGCCGCGGGCCGGAATACCTCCGCATCATCTATGGGCCTGAGTACAGCATTCCCCAGAATCTGGAACAACTGCGCAAACGCGGATTAGGCGCGAAACGTTCGCTAGCCTTGCGCGAGTTTTCCCTTGGCGTTGAGGCCCTGGAGCGTTTTGTGCGCGGAGAACCCCTGCGCCGAGTGCATGAGTGCGTTTTTGGCGTGCTGGCGCTTGAAAGTGAGCCTGTTGACCCACGGCTGTAATGGATAAGTTAATGAGCGATACATAGGTAGAAATAGGGGTGGCAAAACAAAACCTCTCAGCCCACCCTTTTGAGTCCACTCTGATCAATAAGATAGACTGTGTTTGAGAGGTCTTGATCTCGAAGTATAGTGATGGCTACCATGAGAGGATCGACGACAGCGCGTCCCGGTACTCCCGGTAGGGAAAGGAGAATGAGACCCGGATGAGGAGGCCGGTACTGGGAAGTAAGAAAATCAGCATCTCGTGTGATGATGATAAGACCATGGCGGCAAGCGTAGGCAAAAATAGCTGGATCCTTCTTTGCCCGTAATCCTACCTCATATAACACGGACGGCAGTATAACCTGCGATTCGCAGTGCGTTTGCCGCACGTTTAGGCATATTCTCATCAAGGAGAAATGCCCTGGGAGGAGGTACCATACCTTTCTTTTCTCCCTATGGAACTAAAGCTGCTGCATAGTTTAGCGCATTCTTGATCTGCTCTTCTGTCAGATCATATTCCTCACAAATTTCCTGTACTGACATTCCCTGAGAGAGATCAACAAGAATGATTTTCACAGGAACACGTGTCCCTTCCACGATTGCCTTCCCCCCATTGATTTGAGTGTCAGAAACGATACCGGGAGATAGGACTCTTCTATCCGGCTGCTGTTGTAACATAGGTATTACTCCTTTCGCCAGGCGGTACTTCTAGAAGAATATAGAGCCTAGTCAACTTCCGTATCCGGGCCTCGTGTCGAACCAGACGATTCTATTATATCCTACGGGACCTCCATTGCCAGGGAGGTTCTTGTCTGTGCTTCCTTTCTAACTCTAACGGATGTGTCTATCGCTAATAACATAGTTCCCCGGCCTCCTCCCGCATCACCTCTACAAAGTCGGCCAGCACTGCGTTGAGAGGTCCTCGATGTGCCAGGTAGACCAGGGCGCTTTCCCTGTAAGCTGGGGGCAGATCGGCCACTTCAACCTCGACCAGCCGTCCTGACTTCAAATCCTCCGCCACCAATGCGCGGGTGAGGAATGCCGCTCCGATTCCATCGAGCAATAGATGACGTACAGTTTCAAAAGGCAGCTCCACCATTGGACTCATCTGCTCGGTAATGCGCAACAATGTTATATTCACAGGTGGCCCCCATTGCCATTGCACTTTCAGCAGGTGGCCTTTTGCTCGTTGTGCCTCCGTTAGCGTTACCGTTCCGCGCCCTATCAGAGAACTGCCTGCCGGCGCGACCAGTATAAGCGGCTCACGGAAGTGCAGGAGTGGTATCAAATCGGGATTGAAAAGAGGCCAGCTGATCAAACCGAGCTTCACTACGCCATCGTAGAGCATTTCCACTACCTGGTCGCTATGGCCTGTTCGCACAAAGAAATCCACTTTAGGATGAGTATCGTGGAAGCTCGCG from Ktedonobacteraceae bacterium encodes:
- a CDS encoding polynucleotide kinase-phosphatase, which gives rise to MNITIPELSLMILIGPSGSGKSTFAHKHFKSTEILSSDFCRGLVSDDENDQSATKDAFEVLHFVAAKRLGAGKLTVIDATNVQQEARKPLLALAREYHCLPVAIVFNLPEKLCQERNRYRSDRDFGPHVVRQQTMQLRRSLHGLEREGFSNVFVLSSPEQIDSVKIVRQPLWSNLKHEHGPFDIIGDVHGCFDELQTLLKQLGYEMREDEQKFYVHHPANRKALFLGDLVDRGPDIPGVLRLVMDMVEAGDALCIPGNHDVKLLRKLKGRDVKLTHGLAASIEQLEKEPAEFRERVARFIDGLVSHYVLDNGKLVVAHAGLKESMQGRASRAVREFALYGETTGETDEFGMPIRYNWAAEYRGKAMVVYGHTPVPEAEWLNNTINIDTGCVFGGKLTALRYPERELVSVPAARVYWESAKPFLSVVDQAPILTAQQQNDDVLDMEDVSGKRIISTRLQQHITIQEENAIAALEVMSRFAANPRWLIYLPPTMSPSETSSEPGLLEHPAEAFAYYRHEGVPKVVCEEKHMGSRAVVIVCRDEEAARKHFGVTGEGIGICYTRTGRRFFDDATLEVEMLARVRSALDAVDFWKRFSTGWVCMDCELMPWSVKAQALLLQQYASVGAAARAAIAGAVASLELAAEQGRDVEELLATYRNKQKLVTQYVHAYRQYCWPVHAVTDLKLAPFHLLATQGKVYTNKDHAWHMETLAEICRADEALLLATPFKIVDVTDAASIEEGIAWWRELTGRGGEGMVVKPLDFIIRGKRGIVQPTLKCRGPEYLRIIYGPEYSIPQNLEQLRKRGLGAKRSLALREFSLGVEALERFVRGEPLRRVHECVFGVLALESEPVDPRL
- a CDS encoding DUF433 domain-containing protein; translated protein: MLQQQPDRRVLSPGIVSDTQINGGKAIVEGTRVPVKIILVDLSQGMSVQEICEEYDLTEEQIKNALNYAAALVP
- a CDS encoding LysR family transcriptional regulator gives rise to the protein MDIDQLQAYERIVRDGSFSRAARALNITQPTISARIQALEQEVGGKLFTRAGRKVALTERGESFLPYARRALEVLAEGVEAAQLTQEGKRGRVTVGTIESLAGGFLASSIASFHDTHPKVDFFVRTGHSDQVVEMLYDGVVKLGLISWPLFNPDLIPLLHFREPLILVAPAGSSLIGRGTVTLTEAQRAKGHLLKVQWQWGPPVNITLLRITEQMSPMVELPFETVRHLLLDGIGAAFLTRALVAEDLKSGRLVEVEVADLPPAYRESALVYLAHRGPLNAVLADFVEVMREEAGELCY